The DNA region AGCCGGTGGCGAGCACCTCAACAGCCTTGGCTCGGTCATTGTTGGCCGCATGCCAGGCGGCTAAAGTCTGAAAGTGTTGGGGACGCTTGGAGCCCGCACCAGTCACGTCCAAGGCCTGGGACATCAAGCCAATAGCAGCCGCATGATTGCCCTGGCGGGCGCGCAACTCCGCCAGCAGCATCAGGGCCCCGGGTACTGGGATCGCAGTGCCCTCCACGGACCGCCGGATCAAGGATTCCGCCCGTACCAACTCATTGGTTTGTAATAGAACCCCCGCAAGTTCCCGCAATGCGTTTCGGTTGTTGGGATCAAGGCGAATAGCTTCCTCGAGTTGTATTCGCGCTTCCTCGGGGCGACCCAATTCCCGAAAGATCTTACCCAGGGATAATCTGGCTTCCACGGCGCTAGGATGGCGTTGAATGAGGTCGGTACCTAAGGCCACGGCTTCCATACCCTGTCCCGTTTGTGCCAATACAATCCCGAGGTCACAGGCGGCGGTAACAAAATCGGGCTTTAGTTCAAGCGCGCGCCGATAGGTCGTAATCGCCTCATCAAAGCGCCCCATCGTCCGCAGACATTGGCCAGTGTTGTAAAGCAATGCATAATTGTCGGGTTGGAGCTTTATCGCAACGCGGTAAGAGGTGAATGCCTCCGCGGATTTTCCAGATCCCAACAACAGGTTTCCAAGATTGGCTTGAGCACCGAAATGACGGGGGGCGATCTTGATACAGCGCCTGAACAGTGATTCGGCTTGGTCCCTGGCGCCCTTTTCAAACTCAATGACACCCATTAGAAATAGTCCCGTCGGTGAATTCTTATCGAATGACAGTATGCGTCTGACAAGAGGCTCGGCTTCACCATGCTTGCCAGCTTGAACTAAATGCTGTGCCTGGGTTTCCAGATAATTGGGTCTACCAATTGGCATTTTTGGCTGGGCCGGATAGGGGTGAAGGGATTTAGCCATGGTAATGATCTGCTTCCATGATTTAATGATGAATAAATTAGTGTGTAATGCCTAACTAAGCATATGGCCACATAAAAAAGGTGCTTAATCGAGGCCAAAAGTGAGTCCGATACGATATCATCCGAATCCTCGGTCAGGGCTTAACCAGGGTAGGGATGCAAAAAAAACAATGCCTGAGCGGTATATTAGCAAGACAATCCCTCATCGTCCCTATTGTCCCAAGGTTGCCGACCTTGCCCGTCCAAAGCGGGTTCCTTGGATAGCGGCGAGGAAGGTTTCCGCCGGCCTTCGACGTCACCCTGAGTATACACATAAGGGACAAGACTCGCGAAACTTGACAGCCAGCTCTACATCCTGACATTATACGGCTAATATTGCCAACCGTGGCCGGGTTCGGGTCAAGCGCCAAGAAAATTTTTTATCCAAGGCAACATTAGCCGGCGCTCATTGATTATCGACGCCTCATCCATATTTGATCATGTGCTCGCGAGGACCGGGCCGGAGACGGTCAATGAGAATTACGATGAGTGCTGCCGGGCCTGCCTTGCCTCAATTCCCCAATTACGGGGACCCCCTCGTCTTTAACGTCTGGCGGAGGATGGATTAAATGAAACCGAAGAATGCGATTTTTGTCATTATGGCTAGCATATTGATAGTTAGCCAGGTAGGTCGGGCTAATGCGACTTGCACCCAGGAAGGTAAAATCGCCAGGAGTGTTTCAACAACAAATGGCGTAATCTATTTCTATATTGCCCCCCCAACATCGGGGCTTACCCCTTTCAACATGTATTTCCTGGTCGGCGAGACCGATGCATCAAACGCGAATATGCTCCTCGCGGCCTTGGCGGGAGGGCATAGGGTAAGTGTTCTTGGCAATGCGACAAGTTGTCCAACCACGGGCTCCAACCGCTTTGGTGGAGAAGTCCAAACCGTAAACGTGTTGCCACGGTATTGAAACCTCGATAATAGGATTGATCGAAATGAATTTCAAACTGGCTCAGGGAGATATCCGATGAAGCTTGATTCTGATTGTGAAGTAATGTTTTTCGCTTCTTCATCGGGGCACTGCACCTTTGATTGCCAATATTGCATCATTGATCCCATCGCCAAGCATAAACCCTCGCTCAATTACGATGACCTTAAATTTCTTCTCGATTACTTTAAAGTAAAATCATTTTTTACTTTTTCAGGCGTAGGGGATTTTTTCGTAAGTTATAGCCGTTCGGACAAGCTCCTTAGTCGCCTCCTCGACCACGATGTTGAAATAGCCCTGGATACCAACGGTTCGGTTTTACAGGATTTCCCGGAGCTCTCGCCGGACAAATTGCATAAGATCCGCTACATCAATCTCACCATGCATTACCATCAGATTAAACGGAAGGGTTTGCTCGATCGCTGGCCCGGCAATGCTAGAATTTTCATCGATCGTCGCTTTGAGGAAACTCACCCTGATTATATTTTATCTCCCCCGTTGATGGGGGAGTGGGAAGAGGGATTACAATTTTACGCTGACCACGTCTTCTCGTACACCCGCAAACCCTTGTTACTTGTCCGCGATATCAAAATCTCCTTCGATGAGGTCGCCGAGAGTCACATCCAGGCACTTCGGACCCGTTTCGGTGAAGTCATCGCGGGTGACCATCAAGAGGACTTTGGCGCTGGTTTCTCGGATCGGCCAGAAGTGCTATGTCCCGCGGGTGTCACATATTTTCGGTTATGGAACGACGGACGCATTCAGGGTTGCCCAAACCTGCCGAAGGTACCAACCTTGTTCGATTGCGGTAATGTTAAGGAACGCCGCATTGAGGTTCAACACGATTTTTTTCGCTGCAATTCTCCTAAATTTTGTGACTGCCATATCATCGATGCCTTCGGCAAAATGAAAGTGCCCGGGTAATGGGGCCCTAATCAATTACCTTGCTGCCTTGACGGTATGCCTCTATGTGCGTCCGCGCCACCCCCCAAATGTCGATGCGGTCGGCACCGGCTTGGAGCAACACCCGAGCCAGTTCGGCGGTAGTACTGCCGGTCGTCACCACATCATCGATTACGGCAATATGCCTGGTCCTGATCGGGCGTTCGACCTTGAAGGCCCCGCTGACGTTGGCGCGCCTTTCCGCCCTATCCAGGCCTTCCTGTGGGGTGATGGACCGCGAGCGGACACAAACATCAACATCCACTGGGATGGACAGTATTTTGGCAAGGGGCCGGGCGATCTCCAGGGCCTGGTTGTAACCACGGTCGCGCAATCTCAAAGGGTGCAGGGGCACGGGGATAAGAATTTCCGGTCGCGCCATGCCGCTCTCCAGCAAGGAGTGTGCTAAACATTGGCCCAACAGGCGGGCCATGTTCAGGCGTCCGGCAAACTTCGCTCCGACAACCAAAGCAGTTATGGGGTATCGATATAAAAAGGGCACATAGGAGGAGGTTTGGGGAGGGGGCTGATGCTGACAGGCTCCGCAGGTACACCTGTTCGTCTGCCGCTCGGCCAGGGGCATGGCACAGCGTGGACAGGCATTAAGGTTACGGGGCAGGTCCGCCAGACAGCCGGGGCAAAGGTCGAGCCCGCCGAAACCTTGCCCCCCGCAGAGGACACAGGTGGGTGGAAGGCAACAGGTAACGACCTTATCACCCAGCATCCTAAGCCTGGTCAGGCCCACTGTAGGGGATAATCCTGTTGCGCGCTCCCGATCAACATGAGCGCTGAATTTGCATTGCGAGGGGGTGGGGCTTGCCTCATGCGCGCCCTCATCCCCCGGGTAGTCGCCGTTGTGGAGGTTGACTCCCCCAGCCACCCATGCTTGTTAATATTGTCAGGGGGAGTGCCATGACCGTCGGCGTCATTATCGTCAACTACTTCACTGAAGAGCTGTTGCGGCCACTGGTTAGGTCTCTGGTTGAATTCCCCATGATAAGGGAGGTGATTGTCTTCGACAATGGCAATCCTTACCCGCTCGCCCTTGGCGACGGCATGCCGCGGGTCATGGGAGAAGGGCGCAATATAGGCTTTGCCGCTGCCGTAAACCGCGCCTTTACGGCACTCTCCACCGATTATGTGCTGCTACTCAATCCCGACCTGCGTATTGATGTTGCTGCCGTGGAGCGCTTGCTCACAACCTCACGGCGCTATCGGTGCCCCATGGTCGGTCCGCGCTTTTATTGGGACGATGAACGCCTCTTTCGCTTGCCCCCCGCGACTGGTGCCTTGCGCTGGCTGGGTCTAGGCGCCGACGCCCCCTCCTCGTTGGACGGCCAACTACGTGGCCACTACTGGGCCCTGGTTCACGATCATTATTGGTCGCAGCGCTCACCCTTTCGGCAACCTTTCCTGCCGGGGGCCTGCCTGTTACTGGATAGCAACTGGGTTCGGCGGCGCGGTTGCGTGTTCGATGAGCGCTATTTTATGTATTACGAGGATACGGACCTCTGCATCGAGGCGCAACGG from Chromatiaceae bacterium includes:
- a CDS encoding ComF family protein, translated to MLGDKVVTCCLPPTCVLCGGQGFGGLDLCPGCLADLPRNLNACPRCAMPLAERQTNRCTCGACQHQPPPQTSSYVPFLYRYPITALVVGAKFAGRLNMARLLGQCLAHSLLESGMARPEILIPVPLHPLRLRDRGYNQALEIARPLAKILSIPVDVDVCVRSRSITPQEGLDRAERRANVSGAFKVERPIRTRHIAVIDDVVTTGSTTAELARVLLQAGADRIDIWGVARTHIEAYRQGSKVID
- a CDS encoding glycosyltransferase family 2 protein, translating into MTVGVIIVNYFTEELLRPLVRSLVEFPMIREVIVFDNGNPYPLALGDGMPRVMGEGRNIGFAAAVNRAFTALSTDYVLLLNPDLRIDVAAVERLLTTSRRYRCPMVGPRFYWDDERLFRLPPATGALRWLGLGADAPSSLDGQLRGHYWALVHDHYWSQRSPFRQPFLPGACLLLDSNWVRRRGCVFDERYFMYYEDTDLCIEAQREGWMPLCIPGAEVVHYWDQSPEPDGGKERMMAEAGLALRHKFGLPEQDAVNTLPLLPQVPWVPPLNLGQITEAPQLGVKAFPAGTTFELAIEPGFVPFAQARLGPGGLTPDDKCFGVRNLVRLAKSRSWMGRASTISIPDKLWSRLRAGCYYARLRGPDGTVGNQWVWRRTP